One genomic region from Leguminivora glycinivorella isolate SPB_JAAS2020 chromosome 8, LegGlyc_1.1, whole genome shotgun sequence encodes:
- the LOC125228722 gene encoding synaptobrevin-1-like: protein MEDQGGSSAPRVSDKKLAQTQAKVDEVVGIMRVNVEKVLERDQKLSELDNRADALQHGAAQFEQQAGKLKRKYWWQNLKMMLIIGAIGAVLLIIIIVSLTGGSSGGSAAPAPAPVTEAPAAGTGR from the coding sequence ATGGAAGACCAAGGAGGCAGTTCTGCTCCCAGAGTAAGCGACAAGAAGTTGGCGCAGACACAGGCTAAAGTTGATGAAGTTGTCGGCATTATGCGTGTCAATGTCGAGAAAGTTTTGGAGAGAGATCAGAAGTTGTCCGAGCTAGATAATCGCGCCGATGCCCTTCAGCATGGAGCAGCGCAGTTCGAACAACAAGCTGGTAAGCTTAAAAGGAAGTATTGGTGGCAAAACTTGAAGATGATGTTGATAATTGGTGCTATTGGTGCAGTGTTACTCATCATTATAATAGTGTCGCTGACTGGTGGCTCTTCAGGGGGTAGCGCGGCCCCAGCCCCCGCCCCAGTGACTGAAGCTCCTGCTGCTGGTACAGGACGATAA